The uncultured Desulfuromonas sp. genome has a segment encoding these proteins:
- a CDS encoding HlyD family efflux transporter periplasmic adaptor subunit — translation MKKVALALGILTVLFVVIFWLKQRESAPRVYSANGRIEAVEITVASKRAGRVDEILVDEGDFVHSGQIIAHLDTAALQAEHRQAEAQYRQAQSQVATARSQLAQRRSEKAAAEAVVTQSRVELENARKHAARTLSLVEQGAVTRQKADDDSDRVQSARAAVASARAQVSACEAAIAAARIQIDAAEASVAAAQATVERIAADLDDAQLKAPRDARVQYRIVQPGEVVGAGGRVLSLVDLTDVYMTFFLPTKAAGRVALGSEVRLVLDAAPNYVIPATVSYVADVAQFTPKTVETANEREKLMFRIKAQLPLPLLEKHVHQVKTGLPGMAYLRLDDQPWPEHLNRGLIQ, via the coding sequence ATGAAAAAAGTTGCCTTAGCTCTCGGAATCCTGACCGTTCTGTTTGTCGTGATTTTTTGGCTGAAGCAACGCGAGTCCGCCCCGCGCGTCTACAGCGCCAACGGTCGTATTGAAGCGGTTGAAATCACCGTCGCATCCAAGAGGGCCGGTCGAGTTGACGAAATTCTGGTGGACGAAGGGGATTTCGTCCACAGCGGCCAGATTATCGCCCACCTGGACACGGCCGCCCTGCAGGCCGAGCACCGCCAGGCCGAGGCCCAGTACCGCCAAGCCCAAAGCCAGGTGGCCACCGCCCGCAGTCAACTGGCCCAGCGCCGGAGTGAAAAGGCCGCCGCCGAAGCCGTGGTGACCCAGAGCCGTGTCGAGTTGGAGAATGCCCGCAAGCACGCGGCTCGAACGCTGTCTCTGGTGGAACAAGGTGCGGTCACCCGGCAAAAAGCCGATGACGACAGCGACCGGGTCCAATCGGCTCGGGCCGCCGTGGCCTCGGCACGGGCGCAGGTTTCCGCCTGTGAGGCGGCCATTGCCGCGGCGCGCATTCAGATTGACGCCGCCGAAGCCAGCGTGGCCGCGGCCCAGGCCACGGTGGAACGGATTGCCGCGGATCTGGATGATGCCCAGCTCAAGGCGCCGCGCGACGCCCGCGTTCAGTACCGCATCGTCCAGCCCGGCGAAGTGGTCGGTGCCGGTGGACGCGTCCTGAGCCTGGTCGATCTCACGGATGTCTACATGACGTTTTTCCTCCCCACCAAGGCGGCGGGTCGCGTCGCCCTGGGCAGTGAAGTGCGTCTGGTACTGGACGCCGCGCCGAACTACGTCATCCCCGCGACGGTCTCTTATGTGGCCGATGTGGCGCAGTTTACCCCCAAAACCGTGGAAACGGCCAATGAGCGGGAAAAACTGATGTTCCGCATCAAGGCCCAGCTGCCGCTTCCGCTGCTGGAAAAACACGTCCATCAGGTCAAAACCGGTCTGCCCGGCATGGCCTATCTGCGCCTTGACGACCAGCCCTGGCCTGAGCACTTGAATCGCGGGCTGATCCAATGA
- the rbbA gene encoding ribosome-associated ATPase/putative transporter RbbA, with protein sequence MTPTSGKASAPAVEITDVSLRFGAATALDRVTLNIPAGCMVGLIGPDGVGKSSLLALISGSRALQQGDITVLGGSMGDKKHRRSICPDIAYMPQGLGRNLYATLSVYENVDFFARLFGQDRAQRHRRITELLTATGLQPFTDRPAGKLSGGMKQKLGLCCALIHDPRLLILDEPTTGVDPLSRRQFWELIDRIRAQQPGMSVVVATAYMEEASRFDWLVAMNAGHVLATGTPRQLLEQSAADTLEQAFIALLPDEIRARHRPVVLPPPQGDGAVTAIQAEDLTRRFGDFTAVDHVSFTIRRGEIFGFLGSNGCGKTTTMKMLTGLLPTSEGRAWLFGQPVDPHDLATRRRVGYMTQSFSLYTELTLRQNLALHARLFKLDPALIDTRVAEMAQRFDLSEVLDSYPESLPLGQRQRLSLAVAMIHQPEMLILDEPTSGVDPIARDAFWRIMIDLARTDKVTIFISTHFMNEAERCDRISLMHAGKVLVSDAPRALKERQGADTLEQAFIAYLEQAQAAEQTNDSVVARPADADLADAVHTGSSPSISLHDRFSLRRLFSYTRRESLELRRDPVRLAMALLGSVLLMLVIGYGISLDVEDLSFAVIDRDDSALSRDYVLNLSGSRYFIEKPALRDYADLDRRMRAGDISLAIEIPADFGRDLQRGEPVVIGAWIDGAMPTRAETVRGYVQAMHAEWLTTQTRRHGQGTLDTASVTIATRYRYNPDVKSIVAMVPAVIPLLLMLIPAILTALSVVREKELGSIVNLYVTPVTRLEFLLGKQLPYLGMAMVNFFLLLMLAVFFQQVPLKGSLPAFTVAAALYVTCSTAIGLVISTLMRSQTAALFGTAVLSILPAVQFSGMIDPVSSLEGMGAVIGRIYPTSHFLTISRGIFSKGLGFSDLHTPFLALALTIPLLYLLGLALLKKQDKAS encoded by the coding sequence ATGACCCCGACGAGCGGCAAAGCCTCCGCCCCGGCGGTGGAGATCACGGACGTCAGCCTCCGCTTTGGCGCCGCAACCGCGCTGGATCGGGTTACGCTGAACATCCCTGCCGGATGCATGGTCGGCCTGATCGGTCCAGACGGCGTCGGCAAGTCAAGTCTGTTGGCGTTGATTTCCGGCTCACGCGCCCTGCAGCAGGGCGACATCACCGTTCTCGGCGGCTCCATGGGCGACAAAAAGCACCGCCGGTCCATCTGCCCGGACATTGCCTACATGCCTCAGGGGCTGGGGCGTAATCTCTACGCCACGTTGTCCGTGTATGAAAACGTCGATTTTTTCGCCCGCCTGTTCGGTCAGGACCGCGCCCAACGCCACCGGCGCATCACCGAGCTGTTGACGGCCACCGGCCTGCAGCCGTTCACGGATCGCCCGGCGGGCAAACTGTCCGGCGGCATGAAGCAGAAACTCGGTCTGTGTTGCGCCCTGATTCACGACCCGCGGCTGTTGATTCTGGACGAGCCCACCACCGGGGTCGACCCGCTGTCGCGCCGCCAGTTCTGGGAGCTGATCGACCGCATCCGTGCCCAGCAGCCGGGCATGAGCGTGGTTGTCGCCACCGCCTATATGGAGGAAGCGTCCCGTTTCGACTGGCTGGTGGCCATGAACGCCGGCCACGTTCTGGCCACGGGCACGCCGCGTCAACTGCTGGAGCAGAGCGCTGCCGATACTCTGGAACAGGCGTTTATCGCCCTGCTGCCCGACGAGATCCGCGCGCGCCATCGCCCGGTGGTTCTGCCGCCACCACAGGGAGACGGCGCGGTCACCGCCATTCAGGCCGAGGACCTGACCCGCCGTTTCGGCGATTTCACCGCGGTCGACCATGTCAGTTTCACCATCCGCCGCGGCGAAATTTTCGGTTTTCTCGGCTCCAACGGCTGCGGCAAAACCACCACCATGAAAATGCTCACCGGCCTGCTGCCGACCAGCGAAGGCCGGGCCTGGCTGTTCGGCCAGCCCGTGGACCCGCACGATCTCGCCACCCGACGCCGCGTCGGCTACATGACCCAATCTTTTTCCCTGTACACGGAGCTGACCCTGCGACAGAACCTGGCCCTGCATGCCCGGCTGTTCAAACTCGATCCGGCCTTGATCGACACGCGCGTAGCCGAGATGGCCCAACGCTTCGATTTGAGCGAGGTGCTGGACAGCTATCCGGAATCCCTGCCGCTGGGTCAACGCCAGCGTCTGTCTCTGGCCGTGGCCATGATCCATCAACCGGAGATGCTGATCCTTGATGAACCCACCTCCGGGGTTGACCCCATTGCCCGCGATGCGTTCTGGCGCATCATGATCGACCTGGCCCGCACCGACAAGGTGACGATCTTCATCTCCACCCATTTTATGAACGAAGCCGAACGCTGTGACCGCATCTCATTGATGCACGCGGGCAAGGTGCTGGTCAGTGACGCGCCGCGGGCGCTGAAGGAGCGGCAAGGCGCCGACACGCTGGAGCAGGCATTTATCGCCTATCTGGAACAGGCCCAGGCGGCGGAACAAACCAATGACAGCGTGGTTGCCCGGCCGGCGGACGCGGATCTTGCCGACGCCGTCCACACCGGCTCCTCCCCATCGATTTCGCTCCACGACCGCTTCAGCTTGCGCCGTCTGTTCAGCTATACCCGCCGCGAATCCCTGGAGCTGCGCCGCGATCCGGTGCGTCTGGCCATGGCCCTGCTCGGCAGCGTCCTGCTGATGCTGGTCATCGGGTACGGTATCAGCCTCGACGTGGAAGACTTATCCTTCGCCGTAATCGACCGCGACGACAGCGCGTTGAGCCGGGATTACGTACTCAACCTGTCCGGGTCGCGCTATTTTATTGAGAAGCCGGCACTGCGCGACTATGCGGACCTCGATAGGCGCATGCGAGCCGGAGACATCAGCCTGGCCATTGAGATCCCGGCCGATTTTGGTCGCGACCTGCAACGCGGCGAGCCGGTGGTTATCGGTGCCTGGATTGACGGCGCCATGCCGACCCGGGCCGAGACGGTGCGCGGTTATGTCCAGGCCATGCACGCCGAGTGGCTCACCACTCAAACCCGTCGCCACGGTCAGGGCACGCTGGACACCGCTTCCGTCACCATCGCCACCCGCTACCGCTACAATCCCGACGTCAAAAGCATTGTCGCCATGGTGCCGGCGGTGATTCCCCTGCTGCTGATGCTGATCCCGGCGATTCTCACCGCCCTGTCCGTGGTGCGGGAAAAGGAACTGGGCTCAATCGTCAATCTCTACGTGACACCGGTCACCCGGCTGGAATTCCTCCTCGGCAAACAACTGCCCTACCTGGGCATGGCCATGGTCAATTTTTTCCTGCTGCTGATGCTGGCGGTGTTTTTTCAACAGGTGCCCCTCAAGGGCAGCCTGCCCGCCTTCACCGTGGCGGCGGCGTTGTATGTCACCTGTTCCACGGCGATCGGCCTGGTGATCTCCACGTTGATGCGCAGCCAGACCGCCGCGTTGTTCGGCACGGCAGTGTTGAGCATTCTGCCCGCCGTACAGTTCTCCGGCATGATTGATCCGGTCTCTTCTCTGGAAGGGATGGGCGCGGTGATCGGCCGCATCTATCCCACCAGCCATTTTCTGACCATCTCGCGGGGGATTTTCTCCAAGGGTCTGGGGTTTAGCGACCTGCATACGCCGTTTCTCGCTCTGGCCCTCACCATTCCGCTGTTGTATCTGCTCGGGCTGGCGTTGTTGAAAAAACAGGACAAAGCATCATGA
- the hemC gene encoding hydroxymethylbilane synthase has translation MSTKIKIGTRRSKLALWQAYYVEQLLQDAGMETEIVEIDTRGDQVLDVSIAKIGSKGVFTEELEDQLRSGDIDIAVHSAKDMQSELPEGFEIIAFTIREKVNDVVASRDTSIRLGDTSRALTIGSSSVRRRAMLKAYYPHLNVIEMRGNLQTRIGKMDDGQCDAILLAYAGVNRMEYNDLIVETLPLEQFIPPVGQGSVAVESAVNLDAKKREIIRKAVNHPDTEYRLLAERAFLKTLKGGCSIPAFCMAELEGDDQLKVTGGMISLDGQTLIKNILTGTRGDAERLGDQMAKLTLEQGGAEILAAIRAERGE, from the coding sequence ATGAGCACAAAAATCAAAATCGGCACCCGCCGCAGCAAACTGGCCCTGTGGCAAGCCTACTACGTAGAACAATTGCTCCAGGATGCCGGCATGGAGACCGAGATCGTCGAAATCGACACCCGTGGAGACCAGGTGCTCGATGTTTCCATCGCCAAGATCGGCAGCAAAGGGGTGTTTACCGAAGAGCTTGAAGATCAACTGCGCAGTGGCGACATCGATATCGCCGTACACAGCGCCAAAGATATGCAGTCGGAACTTCCCGAAGGATTCGAAATCATCGCTTTTACCATCCGGGAAAAAGTCAACGACGTTGTTGCCAGCCGCGATACCTCGATCCGACTGGGCGACACCAGTCGCGCTCTGACCATCGGTTCCTCTTCAGTCCGCCGTCGCGCCATGCTCAAGGCCTATTATCCACACCTCAATGTCATTGAGATGCGCGGCAACCTGCAAACCCGCATCGGTAAAATGGATGACGGCCAGTGCGATGCCATCCTGCTGGCTTACGCCGGAGTCAATCGCATGGAATACAACGATCTGATCGTCGAAACCCTGCCTTTGGAGCAATTCATTCCGCCCGTCGGCCAAGGCAGTGTTGCCGTTGAATCCGCCGTCAACCTGGATGCAAAAAAACGCGAGATCATCCGCAAGGCGGTCAATCATCCCGACACGGAATATCGTCTGCTCGCCGAGCGCGCCTTCCTCAAAACCCTTAAGGGCGGTTGCAGCATTCCGGCCTTCTGTATGGCGGAGCTTGAAGGAGACGACCAACTTAAAGTCACCGGCGGCATGATCAGTCTGGATGGCCAGACTCTGATCAAAAATATTTTGACCGGAACCCGTGGTGATGCCGAACGGCTCGGAGACCAAATGGCCAAGCTGACGCTGGAACAGGGTGGTGCGGAGATCCTTGCCGCGATCCGCGCGGAACGCGGTGAATAA
- a CDS encoding ABC transporter permease, with product MTPSNIHQLTVKELRSLCHDPMMLVLIVYAFSLAVYAAATAMPESLHHAPIAVVDEDRSQLSHRLVDAFYPPYFIRPQRISPTQMDQRMDAGLDTFAIHIPPDFERDVLARRSPTLQLNVDATRMSQALTGTGYIETIISTETAAFLHGYRAPQSAPATLALRSRFNPELNKSWFGSVMEIINNVTMLSIVLAGAALIREREHGTIEHLLVMPVTPFEIMTGKILAMAIVVLVATGASLTGVVNGLLGVPLQGSLALFLLGTALHLYATTSLGIFLATLARSMPQFGLLLMLVLLPLQILSGTTTPRESMPDAVQWLMLGAPNTHFVMLAQAILYRGAGFSVVWPQLIALLLIGSVLFSLSLSRFRKTLNSIG from the coding sequence ATGACCCCTTCCAACATCCATCAGCTGACCGTTAAGGAACTGCGCAGTCTGTGTCACGACCCCATGATGCTGGTTCTGATCGTCTATGCCTTTTCCCTCGCCGTGTACGCCGCCGCCACCGCCATGCCGGAATCACTGCATCACGCGCCCATCGCCGTGGTGGATGAAGACCGTTCGCAACTCTCCCACCGACTGGTGGACGCCTTTTATCCACCTTATTTCATCCGTCCGCAACGGATCAGTCCGACGCAAATGGACCAACGCATGGACGCGGGTCTGGACACCTTTGCCATTCATATCCCACCGGATTTCGAACGCGATGTTCTGGCCCGGCGCAGCCCGACGCTTCAGCTCAATGTCGATGCCACCCGCATGAGTCAGGCCCTCACCGGAACCGGCTACATCGAAACGATCATCAGCACGGAGACGGCGGCCTTCCTCCACGGTTATCGCGCACCCCAAAGCGCACCGGCCACGCTGGCACTGCGCTCCCGTTTCAACCCGGAACTCAACAAGTCCTGGTTCGGCTCGGTGATGGAAATCATCAACAACGTCACCATGTTATCAATCGTCTTGGCCGGTGCCGCCCTGATCCGCGAGCGGGAGCACGGCACCATCGAGCATCTGCTGGTGATGCCGGTGACACCGTTTGAAATCATGACCGGCAAGATCCTCGCCATGGCCATTGTCGTCCTGGTGGCAACCGGCGCGTCTCTGACCGGCGTCGTCAACGGCCTGCTCGGCGTGCCGCTCCAGGGGTCCCTGGCGTTGTTTCTACTCGGCACGGCGCTGCACCTTTACGCCACCACATCGTTGGGTATTTTTCTCGCGACCCTGGCGCGCTCCATGCCGCAATTCGGCCTGCTGCTGATGCTGGTTCTGCTGCCGCTGCAGATTTTATCCGGCACCACCACGCCGCGCGAAAGCATGCCCGATGCGGTGCAGTGGCTGATGCTCGGCGCCCCCAATACCCATTTCGTCATGCTGGCCCAGGCGATCCTCTATCGCGGGGCCGGTTTCAGCGTGGTGTGGCCGCAATTAATCGCTTTACTTCTTATCGGTTCGGTTCTGTTCAGCCTGTCGTTGAGCCGGTTCCGAAAAACACTCAACAGTATCGGATAG
- a CDS encoding NifB/NifX family molybdenum-iron cluster-binding protein has product MKLCFPITENNGLDSRVFSHFGVTPKLLVINSDTQQFEEILVHRPEEEGGLNKVMEALTIIKPDGIALAGIGQGALDRLRQRGFTVYRSEETVAATLNTLAQGRLEEWPDTTTCSGLDEATLEELSRATGLDITID; this is encoded by the coding sequence ATGAAACTGTGCTTTCCCATTACAGAGAATAACGGTCTCGACAGCCGGGTTTTCAGCCATTTCGGCGTCACACCGAAGCTGCTTGTTATCAACAGCGACACACAGCAGTTTGAAGAGATTCTTGTGCATCGCCCTGAAGAAGAAGGCGGCCTGAACAAGGTGATGGAGGCGCTGACAATCATCAAACCCGACGGCATTGCTCTGGCGGGTATTGGCCAAGGCGCTTTAGACCGACTGCGACAGCGGGGTTTTACCGTTTATCGCAGTGAAGAAACCGTTGCAGCAACGCTGAACACACTGGCACAGGGCCGTCTGGAAGAATGGCCGGACACGACCACCTGTAGCGGACTCGATGAGGCTACCCTCGAAGAACTCAGCCGCGCCACCGGCCTGGACATCACCATCGATTAA
- a CDS encoding epoxyqueuosine reductase — MKTFEQMVQSVLSEQEYFAPALFGYADLNDPLFMRFKEIIGRDHMTPGEALACRYDSVAAQGTVVVWILPIVKDTILANRRQKRYPAQQWAQARHFGEQVNQRIRRKAEAFFSAQGYQAVAPLLLEQWQADYTTCTSNWSERHAAFVAGMGSFGLSDAFISDVGVTHRIGSVITSAVLPRSPRMSDDPYARCSYYQDGSCGVCIKRCPAQAISTGGHDKLACHEYTRNEVNPHCNERFGVDISGCGLCTTAVPCERKPPRPAVKKQSV; from the coding sequence ATGAAAACGTTTGAACAAATGGTCCAGTCGGTTTTGAGTGAGCAGGAGTATTTTGCGCCAGCCTTGTTCGGCTATGCCGATCTGAATGATCCGCTCTTCATGCGCTTTAAAGAGATTATCGGGCGCGACCACATGACGCCCGGCGAAGCCCTGGCCTGTCGTTACGATTCCGTGGCAGCGCAGGGAACGGTGGTTGTGTGGATTTTGCCCATTGTCAAAGACACCATTCTTGCCAACCGTCGGCAGAAACGTTACCCGGCGCAGCAGTGGGCGCAGGCGCGTCATTTTGGCGAGCAGGTGAATCAGCGCATTCGCCGGAAAGCTGAGGCGTTTTTCTCTGCGCAGGGTTATCAGGCGGTGGCACCGTTGCTGTTGGAGCAATGGCAGGCCGATTACACAACCTGTACCTCCAACTGGTCGGAGCGCCATGCCGCCTTTGTCGCCGGCATGGGCAGTTTCGGTTTAAGCGATGCCTTCATCAGTGATGTCGGCGTGACGCATCGCATCGGCAGTGTGATCACCAGTGCCGTTTTGCCGCGCAGCCCGCGCATGAGTGACGATCCTTACGCGCGTTGTTCTTATTACCAAGACGGCAGCTGCGGGGTGTGTATCAAGCGCTGTCCCGCCCAGGCGATTTCCACAGGGGGCCATGATAAGCTGGCCTGTCATGAGTACACGCGCAACGAAGTTAATCCGCACTGCAATGAGCGGTTTGGCGTGGACATTTCAGGCTGTGGTTTGTGTACCACGGCTGTGCCCTGTGAACGGAAGCCTCCCAGACCGGCTGTTAAAAAACAGTCTGTATAG
- a CDS encoding ABC transporter permease: MTKTSQASNTGRNQPGAPGALHILQDQGETVVRPQGDWTLAHYERLAAQVATRLPSAPYRLDLTQLTQLDTAGAALLVELWPPHPAEDPLAGLAAKHRALVAMVAKTRDATAKIGQARAHGLLDGLLDGLVSIGRTMVELGRNGIALLNFTGLTLCAILRDVRHPRRWRLTSLTAHVQQTGLNAMPIVALLTFLVGAVIAFLGATVLNTFGLSIYTVNLVVFAFFREFGVLLVAILLAGRTASAFTAQIGSMKVNEELDALRTQGLDPVQMLVVPRVFALLISLPLLTFLAMLAGICGGAVVAVFSLDISLLRFIHITQDVPIRHFMLGLGKAPIFAVVIALIGCLEGFKVEGSARSVGEHTTSSVVQSIFTVILLDAIAALFFMEMGW; this comes from the coding sequence ATGACAAAGACCAGCCAAGCCTCGAACACAGGCCGCAACCAACCGGGCGCTCCCGGCGCCCTCCATATCCTTCAGGACCAGGGGGAGACCGTCGTGCGTCCGCAAGGGGACTGGACCCTGGCCCATTATGAACGCTTGGCGGCACAGGTCGCGACGCGTCTGCCAAGTGCGCCCTACCGGCTGGACTTAACGCAACTGACGCAACTGGACACCGCCGGTGCGGCGCTGCTGGTCGAATTGTGGCCGCCGCACCCCGCCGAAGACCCGCTGGCCGGGTTAGCTGCCAAACATCGGGCACTCGTCGCCATGGTGGCCAAAACACGCGACGCGACGGCTAAGATCGGGCAGGCGCGCGCCCATGGGCTGCTTGATGGGCTGCTCGATGGGCTGGTTTCTATCGGTCGCACCATGGTCGAGCTGGGACGCAACGGCATCGCCCTGCTCAACTTCACCGGTCTGACGCTCTGTGCCATCCTGCGTGACGTCCGCCATCCACGGCGCTGGCGGCTCACCTCATTGACGGCCCATGTGCAGCAGACCGGCCTCAACGCCATGCCCATCGTCGCCTTGCTCACGTTTCTGGTCGGCGCGGTGATCGCCTTTTTGGGGGCCACGGTGCTCAACACCTTCGGCCTGTCCATTTACACCGTCAACCTGGTTGTGTTCGCTTTTTTTCGTGAATTCGGCGTGTTACTGGTGGCGATCCTGCTGGCCGGCCGCACCGCCAGCGCGTTTACCGCCCAGATCGGCTCAATGAAAGTCAATGAAGAGCTTGATGCCTTGCGCACCCAGGGGCTGGACCCGGTGCAGATGCTGGTGGTGCCGCGCGTTTTCGCTCTGCTGATCAGCCTGCCGTTGCTGACGTTTCTCGCCATGCTGGCCGGCATCTGCGGCGGGGCCGTGGTGGCGGTGTTTTCTTTGGATATCTCCCTGCTGCGCTTTATCCATATCACCCAGGACGTGCCGATCCGCCACTTTATGCTCGGCCTCGGCAAGGCACCGATTTTTGCCGTGGTCATCGCCCTGATCGGCTGCCTGGAGGGCTTCAAGGTCGAGGGCAGCGCCCGTTCCGTGGGTGAGCACACCACATCGAGCGTGGTTCAGTCCATTTTTACGGTGATCCTGCTCGATGCGATCGCCGCGCTGTTTTTCATGGAGATGGGATGGTGA
- a CDS encoding cyclic nucleotide-binding domain-containing protein: MAAPSLNQTNRPRTELTQSQRRKLKDILEKRQIHAGNWLWKDGETTDHGALIIRGKIKLIMSSEFPDPQMSLGTYGEGAVVLDKAYLTGKGSSTSAMVLNDAEVLLISYQNLHAILQIDPDLAQHLYEMMLKALFNQLEIAYDTYLFKNALLKTKSTLS; this comes from the coding sequence ATGGCGGCACCATCTTTAAATCAGACGAACAGACCGCGGACGGAGCTGACGCAGAGTCAACGGCGGAAATTAAAAGATATTCTGGAGAAAAGACAGATCCATGCGGGGAACTGGCTCTGGAAAGATGGAGAGACCACCGACCATGGTGCACTGATCATACGGGGGAAAATCAAACTGATCATGAGTTCCGAATTTCCCGATCCGCAAATGTCGCTGGGTACCTACGGCGAGGGTGCCGTTGTTCTCGACAAAGCGTATCTGACCGGCAAGGGCAGCAGCACCTCCGCCATGGTATTAAACGACGCAGAGGTGCTGCTGATCAGCTATCAGAATCTCCATGCGATCCTGCAAATAGATCCGGACCTGGCGCAACATCTCTACGAAATGATGTTGAAAGCGCTCTTCAACCAACTTGAGATCGCTTACGACACCTATTTATTTAAAAATGCGCTATTGAAGACCAAGTCAACCCTCTCCTGA
- a CDS encoding TetR/AcrR family transcriptional regulator — MPPIRKKRDALLKAALKLFAQKGIDTTTTALIAQKAGVANGTLFNYFSTKEDLVHALFFEVVEDIERNVFNTDQPQENPLERIHGFLTGLIRYLNKHHDIFKFLEQFRFSTYNKKSRTDVLKSSSTIRELLIVTRDQGYLHPLDIDTIEALVFGPITCAVKDSILNKQRISEKDSDVLVRHCLRSVARDDTMTL; from the coding sequence ATGCCACCCATCAGAAAAAAACGAGACGCCCTGCTGAAAGCCGCCCTGAAACTCTTTGCCCAAAAAGGGATTGATACGACAACCACGGCCTTAATTGCCCAAAAAGCCGGCGTTGCCAACGGGACGTTGTTCAACTATTTCAGCACCAAGGAAGATCTGGTCCATGCGCTCTTTTTCGAGGTCGTTGAAGACATCGAAAGAAACGTGTTCAATACCGATCAGCCTCAGGAGAATCCACTCGAAAGAATCCATGGATTTTTAACCGGACTGATCCGGTACTTGAACAAACATCATGACATCTTTAAATTCCTCGAGCAGTTCCGTTTCTCGACCTACAACAAAAAAAGCAGAACGGATGTTCTGAAATCGAGCAGCACCATCAGGGAGCTGCTGATTGTCACCCGCGACCAGGGTTATCTTCACCCCCTTGACATCGACACAATTGAAGCCCTGGTTTTCGGCCCTATTACCTGTGCGGTAAAAGACAGCATTCTCAATAAACAGCGCATAAGCGAAAAGGATTCCGATGTGTTGGTGCGCCACTGCCTGCGTAGCGTGGCGCGTGACGACACGATGACATTGTGA
- a CDS encoding ATP-binding cassette domain-containing protein, translating to MVMNEQRQRATVIDVHQLHNRFGDHVVHDRLDLSLHRGEILGVVGGSGTGKSVLLRTLIGLRRPDHGTIRLLGESLQDLTGPRLTRIQRRTGVLFQNGALYSSLTVAENIALPLIEHAGLSRQSAERLAAVKLTLTGLEAETGARYPAELSGGMVKRAALARALALDPDILFLDEPTAGLDPISAAAFDQLLLTLKHVFNLSVFLVTHDLDTLYTVCDRVAVLARQRVLAVGPVDEVAQVDDPWIRDYFQGPRGRMARRAAASGNAKEE from the coding sequence ATGGTGATGAACGAGCAACGGCAGCGCGCGACCGTCATCGACGTGCACCAGCTGCACAACCGCTTCGGCGACCACGTCGTGCATGACCGCCTTGATCTGAGCCTGCATCGCGGCGAGATCCTCGGCGTTGTCGGCGGTTCCGGAACCGGCAAGTCGGTGCTGCTGCGCACGCTGATCGGCCTGCGGCGCCCCGACCACGGCACCATTCGGCTGCTGGGCGAATCGTTGCAGGATCTGACCGGTCCACGCCTTACCCGGATTCAGCGGCGCACCGGCGTGTTGTTTCAGAACGGTGCGCTGTACTCGTCACTGACGGTGGCGGAAAACATTGCCCTGCCGCTCATCGAGCACGCCGGGCTGTCGCGTCAGAGCGCCGAACGGCTGGCCGCCGTCAAACTGACCCTGACCGGTCTGGAGGCCGAGACCGGCGCGCGTTATCCGGCCGAGCTTTCCGGCGGCATGGTCAAACGCGCCGCCCTGGCCCGCGCCCTGGCGCTGGACCCGGACATTCTGTTTCTCGACGAACCGACGGCAGGGCTCGATCCAATCTCCGCGGCGGCCTTTGATCAGCTGCTGCTCACGCTGAAACACGTGTTTAACCTCAGCGTTTTTCTGGTCACCCACGATCTGGATACGTTGTACACCGTGTGCGACCGGGTGGCGGTGCTGGCCCGACAACGGGTGCTGGCCGTCGGCCCCGTGGACGAGGTGGCGCAGGTTGACGATCCGTGGATCAGAGATTATTTTCAGGGACCGCGCGGTCGCATGGCCCGGCGTGCCGCCGCATCCGGAAACGCCAAGGAGGAATAA